The Bacteroidota bacterium genomic interval AACTTGAAGAATTAGAAGCAGCAGTATTAAATAAAATAATGCCCCAGCCTTTGGTATACATAAATGAGGAATCATATCAGGGCAAAAAGCTTATTTTGGTTAATGTTCATAAAGGTTCCAATCAGCCTTATTCGTATGATGGTGAATATTATGTTCGTATGGGCAGTTCTACAAAAAAGGCAAATCCTGATGAAATAAGTTTACTTCTAAGGACAAGTCAGCCACAAACCTCTGTATGGGAGAAAATAAGTGTAACCGATGCTACAATTGATGATTTAGATAAAGACGAAATTCTTGCAACTATTAAAGATGCTAAAATTAAAGATAAAGGAAACAGTTTGCCGGAGTCTGTTGATGACTTTTTGTCTTATTTTAAAATGCTAGATTATTCTTTTGTAAGTAATGGAGCGATGCTTCTTTTTGGCGGAAAACCAGCAAAATATATTCCTCAGTGCAGAATAAGGATTACTGTTATGCCTTTCGGAAAAGAAGGAGGAAGTTTTGCCGACGAGGTGTTTATTGAAGACAATCTGTTTATAAGCTACAATAGAGTGATAGATTATTTCACAAAGAATTTACCACTTATTAGCGAATTTAATCCAGCTACAGGGCACAGACAAACTGCACCTAAATATCCAAATGAAGCACTCCGTGAGGCTGTAATAAATGCGATAGTTCATCGAGATTATTCCGATTTTTCAGGAGATGTCACGATAAATATTTATACCGATAAGGTTGAAATAATAAATTCGGGTGAAATCCCTGCAAATATTATTACTGAAGATAATAAGATATTGCTGCATCATTCTGTTTTACGAAATCCGTCTATAGCCCATATATTCCATTTAAGAGGTAAAATGGAGAAAGTGGGACGGGGTTTAAGTTTGATTAAGAATCAGTTTATCAAAGCAGGATATAAATCACCTGAATGGCGAAGTAAAGGAGGTTATACTACCTTAACTCTACATACTGAATCGGAACAGTTAAATGATAGAATGAATGAGTATTTAGCACAGCTCAAAAAAAGTAGTTTCTTTACTAGTAAGGAATATGAACAGTATTTTTCGGGGCGGATATCGGAAAAGACTGCTCGGAATGATATTTCTCTATTAGTTAGAAGTAAATATATTAATAAAGAAGGACAAGGCCCTTCCACTAGATATATAAGAACAAATAAAGAATTGCCGGATGTTGCCGGATAATATTTAAGTAGTCGTGCTAATAAAGCTTATTCAATGAGTATAAATAGTAATAATGTTAGTAGTTATAGTAGTGTTACTAAAGTAGCTCTTATAAATAGTAATGCTAATGCTTTTACCGGATATTGCCAAGTAAATACTTTAAGAGATATTGTTTGTAGGCGTACTGAAAGCTGTGAATTACCTGATAGTGTAGATGATATAAAAGATGATAGTTCTGCTGATAACATATATGGCTTTAATAATATTACCAGATATTACCGAATAAATAAGTATCAAATTAGTGCTGATAGACTTATTAAGAATGAAGATACAGTTAATAATAGTATTGCAACTACAGCAACGCTATGAATTGCCGGAAATTACCGGATAGATTAAAAAGTACATTTATATAGAACTAAAATGACCGATTCAAGCATAATATCAAAAATATGGAACCTCGCTGGCGTACTTCGTGACGATGGCGTAGGCTATGGTGACTACTTAGAGCAAATTACTTATCTGTTATTCTTAAAAATGGCAGATGAATTAAACAAACCACCCTACAATAAAGGGTTGCAGTTTCCTCGCATAAAGGATGTAGAGGGCAAAGAAATTGCAGATGGTGAAACCTGTGATTGGGAAACGCTATCGAGCAAACGAGGTGCTGAATTAGAATCGTTCTATTCGCAATTGCTACGCAGTTTGAGCACCGAAAAAGGAATGTTAGGGCAAATATTTACCAAGAGCCAAAATAAGATACAAGACCCTGCTAAGCTTTCGCGTGTAATCAACATGATAGACCAAGAACAATGGTCGATGATGGGAGCCGACATTAAAGGCAAGATTTACGAAGGTTTGTTGGAAAAGAATGCCGAAGATACCAAGTCGGGCGCAGGGCAATATTTTACCCCTCGTGCTTTGATAAAAACAATGGTGGCTTGTGTGCAACCCAAACCCATGAAAACCATTTCCGACCCTGCATGTGGCACAGGCGGTTTCTTTTTAGCTGCTTACGATTGGATTGTAGCCAATAACCAACTCGACCGTGAAGAAAAGGAGTTTATAAAAAACGATACTTTTCACGGAAATGAAATTGTAGCCAACACACGCCGTATGTGTTTAATGAATATGTATTTGCACAACATTGGTGAGATAGATGGTATGAGCTTCATTTCATCAAATGACGCTTTGGTCTCCGACGAGGGTAGCCGCTACGATTATGTTTTGGCTAATCCACCTTTCGGCAAGAAAAGCAGCATGACCATTACCAACGAACAAGGCGAAGCTGAAAAAGAAGATTTAAGTTACAACCGTCAGGATTTTTGGGAAACCACTTCCAACAAACAGCTTAACTTTTTACAGCACATAAAAACACAATTAAAAATTACGGGTGAAGCTGCCGTAGTTTTACCCGATAATGTATTATTCGAAGGTGGTGCAGGCGAAGAAGTCCGAAAACAATTAATGCTGACTACCGATTTACATACCATTCTGCGTTTACCAACAGGCTTGTTTTATGCACATGGCGTAAAAGCAAATGTGTTATTCTTCGATAACAAAGCAGCTAGTAAAGAAGCACAAACCAAAGAAGTGTGGATTTATGATTACCGTACTAACATTCATCATACGCTTAAGAAAAAGCAAATGTCTATGGCTGATTTAGCCGACTTTGTTAAGCTGTATAATCCTGATAATAGACACAAACGAACTGAGACTTGGAGCGAAGAAAATCCCGATGGACGTTGGCGTAAATATGCTTATGAAGAAATACTGGCGAGAGATAAAACCAACTTGGATATATTTTGGCTCAAAGACAAAAGTCTGACTGATTTGGATAATCTACCAGACCCTGATATTTTGGCAAACGAGATTATTGAAAACTTAGAATCGGGATTGAATAGTTTTAAGGGAATAATGGCAACTATAAACGGACAAACAGAATAATATGCCAGCACTTTGCATCCATACACATTGTCAAATAGTGCAAAAAGCCTACAACACGAAAAATTCTTGTCATAGAGAGTGCAATACCACCACTTTTTTGTCGGCTAGAAAAAACTAAATTAGGACAGTGCCAAATTGAAAATGAAATGACAAAAATAAAGAAGGCCCAGCATACAACACCTAAGAATACGAAAACAACAAAAAACCACCAAACCGAGCTCAGTAGTTTTAATATTTTTTATTTGTAGCAATATTTGAATGAAGACAATACGATTAATATTAACATTTTATAAGTCATTCGCATTTATTAGTTTATTAATAACTTGCACTTGCCTAGGACTTCTATATGGTTTTGGAGCAAAAGGGATTTACATGATTCAAGCATTATTTTGGTTTAAGATTATTACGCTTGCATTAACTGTATATTTTGTAAATATTTATAAAAAAAATCAATTTTACTATTATAAAAATCTTGGTTTGTCAAGATTGATAATTTGGATTCCTATTATAGTCTTTGACTTTTTATTATTCTTAATTCCTTCAATAATTTTAGCATCACACCTTCATGAAACACTCCCTGGAAGTTGACAGTATAATTCTTGAATTTGACACTAAAAGAATACTTCAGGATGTTTATCTCAAAAATGAAACTGGGAAAACAACTGGAATTCTTGGGCGAAATGGCTCTGGAAAAACATGTCTTTTGAATATTATCTATGGAGAACTTAAAACAAATAATAAGTCAATTCGATTGGATGGAAATGCTATATATGATGGATATCGAAATCCTGAAATTTTACGATATTTGCCTCAATTCAATTTTATCCCGCGAAACATAAAAATCAAAAGAATTTTTAAAGACTTCAACATAGATTTTTCTCAGTTCATTGGATACTTCCCAGAATTCAAAAAATACTACAATTCAAAAATAGGAAATCTATCAGGAGGGGAAAATAGAATCGTTGAGATTTACTCAATAATTGCTTCAAAAACAAAATTTTGCATGTTGGATGAACCGTTTTCACAAGTTATGCCTGTGCATGTTGATACAATAAAAAACATTGTGAGAGCTGAGAAAGAAAAAAAAGGAATTATTATTACAGACCATTTATATGAACACATAATTGATATTTGCGATGATATTTATGTAATTTCTAATGGCAAAACATATTTGACTCAAGACAAAGCGGATCTAATAAAACATGGATATATAAATCAAAAAGGTTCCCAACACCCAAGAAAATAAAAACAGCGAAAAACTAATAAGTCCCAATGAAAAATAGGGATTTACTTTTTTTCACCATCTTTACATATTTAATGAAATTAAAAGATGAGTTTACAAGATTTTTACTGAATTTGTTGGTTTGGGTTTAGTTCAACATCCAAGATAAATAATTGGGCAGAAAATGGTAGATATGAATGAATTAGTAATAAATAAACACAGTAGTAAAATGAAATTTTGGAGCATTGAAATGCCAAACACATCATATTCAAAATTTGATGTGTAAGCAAAACAAACGACAGAATTAATATTTAGAAGGACAAAATATGACAACAGAAAATAAAGCTTGGTTAGACAAAAAACAATATCCATTCAATTCAAATTATTTTGATTTACCAATTGGAAAATTGCACTATGTGGACGAAGGAAAAGGCGAGCCAATTGTTTTTGTTCACGGAAATCCAGGTTGGTCTTATGAATATAGAAAATCAATTAAGGTATTATCAAAAACAAATAGATGCATTTCGGCAGACAATATTGGTTTTGGACTTTCTGATAAACCATTTGACTGGAATTACTTACCGAAAAATCACGCTGCAAACTTTGAAAAATTCATCAATCATTTGAATTTAGACAAATTTGTTTTAGTAGTAAATGATTGGGGTGGACCGATTGGATTATCCTATGCGATTAATAATCCAGACAAAATAAAACACTTGATTATTACAAATACATGGATGTGGTCAGCCAAAGACGACCCATATTACAAAAAATTTAGTGGATTTGTTGGTGGACCTATAGGACGGTTTTTAATAAAGAACTTTAATTTTTTCGGAAAGATAATAATCAAAAAATGTATCGTTGACAAAAAACATTTTGATCCCACAATTTACAGACATCTTGAAACAAAAAAGGATAGAAAAGGTTGTTGGACTTTTCCTAAACAAATAATTGCATCAAGTGAATGGCTTGACAGTTTATGGCAGAAACGCAAGAATTTAGACAATATTCCAAAAACATTAATTTGGGGAATGAAAGACATTGCATTTAGAGAACAAGAATTAAATGTTTGGGAAAAGGAATTAACAAACAAAACGGTCATAAAACTTGACAATGTTGGGCATTATCCACACGAAGAAGCTACTGGAATATTTATTGAAGAATTAAAGAAAGCCAGCACATAATGCACCTACGAATATAAAAGTAGCAAGAAACCAAAATACATGGTTTATTGCCGATTAAAATTCGGGATTGATTAAATCCTAAATTTAATGAAAATGGTAGTCGAAATTTTGTTACATAATTTGAAAAGGTTTTTGTTGCTCTTTTTTGGAAGAACTATTTCAAAATAATTGACCTTTATAAAATTGCTAATTTACTTTTATAGTATATATTTGTTTTTTTTAATTATCAAAAATGAGAGTTTTGAAATGAATGCCAGATAAGGATTTATAAACTAAAATAGAAAAAATACAGTATTAATTAATAATCTAAAAAACATGTTACTAAAGAAAAACAACATTAAAACAATCGCAACACTAATTCTACTTTTAATTACTTCAATCACTTATTCCCAATCTTTACCTATTGATTTTGAAACAGCGGTAGTAACTTCCGATTTCATCGATTTCGATGGAGGAACAGGAACAGTAATAGCAAATCCTCAGGCTAATGGTTTAAATACCAGCACAATGGTAGCACAAATAGTAAGAGATGGCGGACAGACTTGGGCCGGTAGTAAAATCCAATTAGATGCCAATCTCGATTTTTCAAGTTCGACTTCTATTTCAATGAAAGTTTACACTTCGGCTCCTATTGGAACTACTGTTAAATTCAAACTCGAAGGATCTGGTGAAACAGAAAGAGATGCCCAAACTACTGTCTCCAGCGAGTGGGAAGTATTAACATGGGATTTTTCAGGTGAACCTGCCAACTACAACGAAATTGTTTTTATGTTCGACTTTGGTAATGTTGGAGATGGTTCTGCAAGCTCAACTTTCCTTTTCGATGATATCGAACAATTTTTCGGTGGTACTCAAATTGATTTACCTGTAGATTTCGAAGGCTCAATCATAAATTATACCACAACTGATTTTGGCGGCAATGAATCTTCTCTAGTAGCTGATCCGACAGATGGAAGCAATATGGTTATTAAAGCCATCAAAACTGCTCAGGCAGAAACATGGGCCGGTACTACTATTGGTACTCCTGCTGGATTTGCCACAGATATTCCTTTGACCTTGACTAACTCAAAAATGACGGTTAAAGTATGGTCTCCC includes:
- a CDS encoding SAM-dependent DNA methyltransferase → MTDSSIISKIWNLAGVLRDDGVGYGDYLEQITYLLFLKMADELNKPPYNKGLQFPRIKDVEGKEIADGETCDWETLSSKRGAELESFYSQLLRSLSTEKGMLGQIFTKSQNKIQDPAKLSRVINMIDQEQWSMMGADIKGKIYEGLLEKNAEDTKSGAGQYFTPRALIKTMVACVQPKPMKTISDPACGTGGFFLAAYDWIVANNQLDREEKEFIKNDTFHGNEIVANTRRMCLMNMYLHNIGEIDGMSFISSNDALVSDEGSRYDYVLANPPFGKKSSMTITNEQGEAEKEDLSYNRQDFWETTSNKQLNFLQHIKTQLKITGEAAVVLPDNVLFEGGAGEEVRKQLMLTTDLHTILRLPTGLFYAHGVKANVLFFDNKAASKEAQTKEVWIYDYRTNIHHTLKKKQMSMADLADFVKLYNPDNRHKRTETWSEENPDGRWRKYAYEEILARDKTNLDIFWLKDKSLTDLDNLPDPDILANEIIENLESGLNSFKGIMATINGQTE
- a CDS encoding T9SS type A sorting domain-containing protein; protein product: MLLKKNNIKTIATLILLLITSITYSQSLPIDFETAVVTSDFIDFDGGTGTVIANPQANGLNTSTMVAQIVRDGGQTWAGSKIQLDANLDFSSSTSISMKVYTSAPIGTTVKFKLEGSGETERDAQTTVSSEWEVLTWDFSGEPANYNEIVFMFDFGNVGDGSASSTFLFDDIEQFFGGTQIDLPVDFEGSIINYTTTDFGGNESSLVADPTDGSNMVIKAIKTAQAETWAGTTIGTPAGFATDIPLTLTNSKMTVKVWSPDSNTPIRLKVEDSNDPTHTCETETNTTVSGDWEIIEFDFINQAPGTELLSVGLNMGWTYNMASIFFNFGTDGATAGEKTYYFDDVEFGELPQGTNNIEVNGLNVFPNPSNSQWTISSENTNITSLQVFDSQAKLILNHIPNSHIAKIDASNFAQGIYLAKISTNSGTSLIKLLKE
- a CDS encoding ATP-binding cassette domain-containing protein encodes the protein MKHSLEVDSIILEFDTKRILQDVYLKNETGKTTGILGRNGSGKTCLLNIIYGELKTNNKSIRLDGNAIYDGYRNPEILRYLPQFNFIPRNIKIKRIFKDFNIDFSQFIGYFPEFKKYYNSKIGNLSGGENRIVEIYSIIASKTKFCMLDEPFSQVMPVHVDTIKNIVRAEKEKKGIIITDHLYEHIIDICDDIYVISNGKTYLTQDKADLIKHGYINQKGSQHPRK
- a CDS encoding alpha/beta fold hydrolase codes for the protein MTTENKAWLDKKQYPFNSNYFDLPIGKLHYVDEGKGEPIVFVHGNPGWSYEYRKSIKVLSKTNRCISADNIGFGLSDKPFDWNYLPKNHAANFEKFINHLNLDKFVLVVNDWGGPIGLSYAINNPDKIKHLIITNTWMWSAKDDPYYKKFSGFVGGPIGRFLIKNFNFFGKIIIKKCIVDKKHFDPTIYRHLETKKDRKGCWTFPKQIIASSEWLDSLWQKRKNLDNIPKTLIWGMKDIAFREQELNVWEKELTNKTVIKLDNVGHYPHEEATGIFIEELKKAST